A genomic stretch from Primulina huaijiensis isolate GDHJ02 chromosome 14, ASM1229523v2, whole genome shotgun sequence includes:
- the LOC140957659 gene encoding vesicle-associated membrane protein 714, with product MAILYGLVARGTTVLAEFSAVTGNAGAVVRRILEKLCETESAESRLCFSQDRYIFHILVSDGITFLCMANDTFGRRIPFSYLEDIRMRFMKNYGRIAPYSPAYAMNDEFSRVLHQQMEFFSSNPSADTLSRVQGEVGEIRTIMVDNIDKILERGDRIELLVDKTATMQDSSFHFRKQSKHLRRALWTKNAKLLAMLTCLIVLLLYIIIAAACGGITLPSCRSK from the exons ATGGCGATTCTGTACGGTCTGGTAGCGCGGGGGACAACGGTGTTGGCAGAGTTTAGCGCCGTGACGGGAAACGCCGGTGCAGTGGTCCGTCGGATATTGGAGAAGCTCTGCGAGACTGAATCCGCTGAGTCCAGGCTTTGTTTCTCTCAGGATCGTTACATTTTTCACATTCTCGTATCCGATGGCATTACATTCCTCTGTATGGCAAACGATACCTTCGGAA GGAGAATACCCTTTTCTTACTTGGAGGATATTCGAATGAGATTTATGAAGAACTATGGGAGAATAGCTCCTTATTCTCCTGCATATGCCATGAATGATGAATTCTCTAGAGTCTTACACCAACAAATGGAGTTTTTCTCCAGTAATCCTAGTGCAGATACACTCAGCCGCGTCCAAGGAGAAGTTGGTGAG ATACGCACGATAATGGTGGATAATATTGACAAGATACTAGAGAGAGGTGACCGGATTGAGCTTCTTGTTGACAAGACAGCAACCATGCAGGATAGttcatttcatttcagaaaacaGTCGAAACACCTTCGCCGTGCTCTGTGGACAAAAAATGCCAAGCTTTT GGCCATGTTGACATGTTTGATTGTTCTACTCTTGTATATAATAATCGCAGCTGCCTGTGGAGGCATCACTCTACCGTCTTGCAGATCAAAATAA
- the LOC140956935 gene encoding capsanthin/capsorubin synthase, chromoplastic-like gives METLFSAAPLTLVPFSRPNSSIGTPFFRPITKTHTRKDRQLCQSSKISTFLDLEPISKPETLDLDVPWFDPTVRRPIFDVIIIGAGPAGLRLAELVSSRGIKVCCIDPSPLSMWPNNYGVWVDEFESLGLEDCLDKTWPMTRVYVNDHKSKYLDRAYGRVARKELKLRLLSGCVTNGVKFHKAKVWKVEHKEFESAVTCDDGSELKAGLIVDASGFTSSFIEYDKPRNQGYQIAHGFLAEVEHHPFDLDKMVLMDWRDSHLGNEPYLRASNSRFPTFLYVMPFDSNLVFLEETSLVSRPVLSYVEVKKRMVARLRHLGIRVRTVIEDEKCLIPMGGPLPQIPQSVMAIGGNSGIVHPATGYTVAQTMALAPVLADVISECLGSTRMIRGTQLYHRTWNGLWPVERRCTREYYNFGMETVLKLDLNGTRRFFDAFFELDPHYWHGFLSARLSLGELIKLGFSLFNNASNPSRWDLVTKCPAPLVKMMGNMAIDTI, from the coding sequence ATGGAAACTCTCTTCAGCGCAGCTCCACTTACTTTAGTTCCTTTTTCAAGGCCAAATTCATCAATTGGCACTCCATTTTTTCGTCCGATTACTAAAACCCATACAAGAAAAGATCGTCAACTATGCCAAAGCAGCAAAATTTCTACTTTTCTCGACTTGGAGCCTATATCCAAACCAGAAACTTTAGACCTCGACGTCCCGTGGTTTGATCCTACCGTCAGGCGTCCTATATTCGATGTGATCATAATTGGCGCCGGCCCAGCTGGTCTACGGCTCGCTGAGCTAGTGTCCAGTCGTGGAATTAAGGTATGTTGCATTGATCCTTCGCCCCTTTCTATGTGGCCAAATAACTATGGTGTTTGGGTTGATGAATTTGAAAGTTTGGGACTTGAAGATTGTTTGGATAAAACATGGCCGATGACTCGTGTTTATGTTAATGATCATAAGTCTAAGTATTTGGACCGTGCCTATGGTAGAGTCGCTCGGAAGGAGCTGAAACTCAGGTTGTTGTCTGGTTGCGTCACAAATGGTGTCAAATTTCATAAAGCCAAGGTTTGGAAGGTGGAGCACAAGGAATTTGAGTCCGCAGTTACTTGTGATGATGGCTCCGAGTTAAAAGCAGGCTTAATCGTTGATGCTAGTGGCTTTACGAGTAGTTTTATAGAGTATGACAAGCCAAGAAACCAAGGTTATCAGATTGCTCATGGTTTTTTGGCCGAAGTTGAACATCATCCATTTGATTTGGATAAGATGGTTTTAATGGATTGGCGGGATTCCCACCTTGGAAATGAGCCATACTTACGTGCTAGCAATTCAAGATTTCCAACTTTTTTGTATGTCATGCCTTTTGATTCAAACTTGGTATTCCTTGAGGAGACTTCCCTTGTTAGCCGGCCTGTGTTGTCATACGTGGAGGTGAAGAAACGGATGGTGGCGAGGCTGAGGCATTTAGGCATACGAGTGAGGACTGTGATTGAGGATGAGAAATGCTTGATTCCAATGGGCGGGCCTCTTCCACAGATTCCTCAGAGTGTGATGGCGATAGGTGGGAATTCGGGGATTGTTCATCCTGCAACTGGCTACACAGTGGCTCAGACAATGGCCCTCGCCCCCGTGTTAGCAGATGTTATTTCCGAGTGCCTTGGCTCCACTAGAATGATAAGAGGGACACAGCTGTATCATAGAACATGGAACGGGTTGTGGCCTGTGGAGAGGAGATGCACCAGGGAGTATTATAATTTTGGTATGGAGACTGTATTGAAACTTGATTTGAATGGGACTCGCAGATTTTTTGATGCTTTCTTTGAGCTTGATCCTCACTACTGGCATGGATTCCTCTCAGCAAGATTATCACTTGGAGAGCTTATCAAGTTGGGCTTCTCCCTCTTTAATAATGCCTCAAATCCTTCAAGATGGGATTTGGTAACAAAGTGCCCTGCGCCCTTGGTGAAAATGATGGGCAATATGGCCATTGATACCATTTGA